The sequence GTTAAGTATGCAGTGATTTTGGTTTTTGGTGTGAGAGATCAGTTCAGAGATTAGACTGGGCTACTGTagtgaacagagaggagaggagagaaaggaaagcTCAATGCTGAGTCAGGCTGTCTGCATAGCAGCACCAACCAGCTGTGACTGAGCATTTCTCTTAGTACCGGGCGGGAAGTACTGGTCCGACAGAGGATGGGATTGGGTGGGAGCCCATCTCTGCATTCTCTGCACTGCTCCTCTTCAAAACATGGGTTGCCAACGGGACCCATTTGATAGGCCCCACAAACCTCAAGTGCCATGGCAACAACCGAAGACAGCAGTGCAATGTGGACTATATTTCATTTATGTACAATACCTATTGTATTGATGTCATTGGTTGCTACTTAAATTGAACAAATTATGTTGGATTTAAATCTCAGGCAAAATACAATACCAAATGAAGGAGCCTACAGGCCAAATATGAACGTGTGCAAATTTGAAGAGCAATCACAAACTTTCTCAAGCCTGAAAAACAGCCCTTTCCCAGACACCGTACCCACCCCAGGCCTCAGACACCTGGCTCAGCACTTTGCAGTCAGTGTGTAATGTTCTCATGCTCAGTTCAACAATCATTAAATGAAAGTCAGAAGTGCACCTCAGGGCCAGATGCACCCTGAACCTACCAGACCTTGTCAGTCGGCCGTCGAATGGCCTTGCTGCTACCATACTCAAGCGTAACAGGGAAAGAATGGATGGAATACAAGTGTGGCTTGAAGTGCTGCCTCCTTCTCAGTCTCCTCTGCAGATGGTTTTATACCATGAATCAGCACTTCCAGAGAGTAATGAAATCTGAGAAGTCTGACACAAATGGATGAaattaatcaatggcatttccccCACATAGGAAACATCTATAAAATCAACATTATATCAAGGACTGGCTGTTAGAGGAAAGTTTGACAactcattttttattcatttgattCACTTACTGTAAATAGATTACAAACATCCATTACCCTCAGTCATGTTGTAATGTCAGATTATGAGGCCAACTCTCTCCTTCTTTTCCCCTCTCAGAGGAGTCGATCTACTGCTACACACCTCACAACTTCACCCGTGACCAGGCCCTGTACGCACGAGGCTACTGCTGGACAGAGCTGCGTGACACTGTTCCCGGGGTGGAGCCTGACCTTCGACCTTCGCTGTTTGAGCACAAGTTCCTACCCTACGCCCTGCTGGCCTTCGCCGGCATCATGTACATCCCTGCTTTGGGCTGGGAGTTCATGGCCTCCACAAGACTTACCTCCGAGCTCAACTTCCTGCTTCACGAGATAGACAACTGCTACCACCGGGCTGCCGAGGGCCGGGCCCCTAAGATCGAGAAGCAGATCCAGTCCAAAGGACCAGGCATCACGGAGAAAGAGAGACGAGAGATCATCGAGAACGCGGAGAAGGAGAAAAGCCCCGAGCAGAACCTGTTTGAGAAGTACCTGGAGAGGCGAGGCCAGAGCAACTTCCTGGCCAAGCTGTACCTTGCGCGCCACCTGGCCATCATGTGCCTCAGCTCCATCCCCATCACCTACCTGAGCGCCTACTGGCACCGCCAGCGCCAGAATGAGTTCAGCTGTGCCCTGGGGGAGCCTCCAGACTCCAGCAGCATCCCTGAGCTGAGGCTCAGCGTCAACTGCAAACTGCCAGCCGTGCAGCTGCAGCGCATTATGGCCGCCGTAGACATCGCCCTGCTGAGCACCATGAACCTTGTCATCCTGGTCAACCTACTGCACCTGTTCGTGGTGCGGAAGTCCAACTTCGTGTTCGACAAACTGCACAAGGTGGGCATCAAGACGCGGCGGCGCTGGCAGAAGTCTCAGTTCTGTGACatcaacatcttggccatgttctgtaacGAGAACCGCGACCACATCAAGTCACTCAACCGCCTTGACTTCATCACCAATGAGAGCGACCTCATGTATGACAATGTGGTGAGGCAGCTGCTGGCCGCCCTGGCCCAGTCTAACCATGACGCTACACCCTCTGTGAGGGACTCAGGCATCCAGACCCTAGACCCAAACATGGACCCCTCTCTCTTGGGAGTGGGGGAGCTGGGAGGGGAGCCGCTGGTCATCAAACGACCACGCAAGAAGATGAAGTGGATCCCCAGCTCCAACCCCCTCCCCCAGCCTTTTAAGGTAGGTCCCCATGCATAGGTGGCCTAAATGCTGCCTGCCACAGGTTTGCCTAAACATCAGACTGTTACCATGGTTACCCCATGGATATTCAGTCTGAAAGAAGTCTGCCTAAAAAATACGCAAGTCTACaagtcagaatgttgaataaaatgataTTTCCACTTACTTTAGCGGTTGTCCGTGCTGTTGGTGCTTTTGATGGTAGGAGGTGGAGATAGGATATCCACAAGAAAGTGTTGTTTACCTGACTGTTTGTGGTTCTGTCACTTGCATTTTCAATCTCCTGATGCATTTTGCACGATGTGCAACATGTAAACAATAGCCAAATGTACCGAACATAGTCAATCGAACCACGTTTCCTCGCAATCAGATGGAAGCGTTTGTGAAATTTGACAGCTGATTGTGTGGGACAACATTCACTCTGTGGTTCGGTTAGACTTGGCCATATTGTGCAAATGTTTGTCGCATACAAAAAAATGATATACAGACCAGTGTACTGAAGGTCGGGTTGATAACACttccctgtggatattttgtctcagATTACCTCCGACATAGGGAAAAACTCAGCGGACAAGAGGTAAAGTCAGTTGAAATGAAGTTTGTTCAACCTTCTGACTTGTAATGGGACTGTTTGTGAATGCTGAGCCTACATGTTAGAGACGAGACTAAGTATTTCACTCTCTGATTCTAAAAGAGGGTAATCACAGGTCTGCATATTCTGGCCAATTATCATGGGCTGGAAATGCGATCTGTTTGTCTAAAGCTGAATTACACATAGTAGGCTAAGTCTATTGTTGTTATGACTAATTACCACCAATAAAAAAAGGATATTCCTGATTTCCAACCCAAATGAACTGATATTGATTCATCTTCTCACACTAAGAAACCAACCTGTGGATTTCCTTCCGATTAATGCCTTAGGATATTCATCTAAATTAATATGCAATAAAATAGTCTTCACCCACTGTGCTGAACAACCAAAGCacctgtcacgtgtgctccctctccggcctctaggtcaccaggctgctcgttatggcgtacacctgtcaccatcgttacacgcacctgagtgtcatcagactcacctggactccatcacttccctgattaccttccctatatatgtcactccctttggttccttccccaggtgttattgtttctgtttcagtttcctgtctgttgttcgtgttttgttcatttgtttattaaattatgcgctccctgaacttgctttccAACTTCCAGCGCACATGTTACAGCACCACTTACTGTAGAGTGGGTTTGTTCAGTGTACTAGAACAATATCTGAGATATTCGTATCAGCATTTATTGAGAAGACTTGACATGATGTTTCCGATTGAAAAGGCCCTTAGAGAAATGAGGCCCTCACCAAGAGATGGTACCAAACTCTCTAAAGGAAGAGAACCTACTCGGTTTTAAGGGATCTGTCATGGATTCCCCCTTAGtttgtgtatatatgtgccctctgttccccattgtccctgttgattattgttccatgtccgttggtcttgtgagtacctgtgctctgtTGTGTCGGCTTGCATGTTACTGTGTTAATGTGCacttgttattactggtctcgtcccgtgtcttgttattactggtctcgtcccgtgtcttgttattactggtctcgtcccgtgtcttgttattactggtctcatCCCGTgtcttgttattactggtctcgtcccgtgtcttgttattactggtctcgtcccgtgtcttgttattacgggtctcgtccagtgtcttgttattactggtctcgtcccgtgtcttgttattactggtctcgtcccgtgtcttgttattactggtctcgtcccgtgtcttgttattatgggtctcgtcccgtgtcttgttattactggtctcgtcccgtgtcttgttattacgggtctcgtcccgtgtcttgttattatgggtcttgTCCCGTgtcttgttattactggtctcgtcccgtgtcttgttattacgggtctcgtcccgtgtcttgttattactggtctcatCCCGTgtcttgttattacgggtctcgtcccgtgtcttgttattacgggtctcgtcccgtgtcttgttattactggtctcgtcccgtgtcttgttattactggtctcgtcccgtgtcttgttattatgggtcttgTCCAGTgtcttgttattacgggtctcgtcccgtgtcttgttattactggtctcatCCCGTgtcttgttattactggtctcgtcccgtgtcttgttattatgggtcttgTCCAGTgtcttgttattacgggtctcgtcccgtgtcttgttattactggtctcatCCCGTgtcttgttattactggtctcgtcccgtgtcttgttattatgggtcttgTCCAATgtcttgttattacgggtctcgtccagtgtcttgttattactggtctcgtccagtgtcttgttattactggtctcgtcccgtgtcttgttattatgggtcttgTCTAGTGtcttgttattatgggtcttgTCCAGTGtcttgttattatgggtcttgTCCAGTgtcttgttattactggtctcgtcccgtgtcttgttattatgggtcttgTCCAGTgtcttgttattactggtctcgtcccgtgtatttattagaggatTACACCTCACTCTTTGTTTGGGTTACAgccctgtgttatatatatacgtgtttgttttgggcttcgtccccgtcATGTTCATGATGTACGCTATTTTGGgtagagaaataaaaaaaactatttcgtattcctgcgcctgtctgcTATCATTATACAACCTAACAGGATCGTTCACTTTTTAAGTTTGAGCTTTTTTGCAAATTATCTAGTGTTGTTTCATCCCAACTATTTTAAAGTTTGTTAAAACCAGAGGTAACCCTTAGTAAGTCGGAAAAAACCCTTGGTAAAATAAGCTAAAACTTCACaaaagtgaactatccctttaataatCTAATTCTACTTGGGATAATTGTACTAACTGTCCATGTCTGTCCATGGTGAAGGAACCTCTGACAATGACACGTTTGGAGAACAGCACTAAGACTGAGAAGCCCAAACCGGTGAGGAGGAAACCAGTGGCAGAGAACTATATTGCTCCATTAAGCAAGAGCACACAGTACCCGCCCTCTGCCAAAGGTACTGTACTGAGAGCAGTGACATTACTGTAGAAATTATGGTAATAGAAAGTTGAGTAGGCTAATATATATTTTGTGGTTACTCAGAATTTTGCTATATTTTTCTATTTTGGATATTTGACTAAAACTGCTTTTGCATAGAAAAGTGCTTCAGGAATGCCACATACTGTGAATAAAGTTGTACAACTCATGCACAATTTGATCCTGCTATTGTGTTCTATCCCCCTTACCATATCTGTTGAATGTCCGACTGTAGATATGAGCGCAATGGAGAAAAAGAACAGTCGCAACTTTACCCTGGATGTCCACCCATACATGCTGACCATCCGTAAGCCCACCAAGGTAGAGACAGTCAGCACAGAGCCTCTGCCCCCTGACCACACCCTGGACTCTGTGTTCATTGAGGGCACACACACCATCGTCCATGTCTCTGCTTCTATCACAGGTAAGGTTGCCATGCCTCATCTCAGGAGGAATCTGTCACCAAGGCAACCAAACCTTATTCTATATATTCCTGTCTCCCCTGATTCTTTTTGGCATTTTAGAGAATGGAAAGAAAGGAGAGAACTGAGAAAAAGCCAACTCTAACAGAATGTTTAACCTAATGCAATGGTGACCCAGAGTTTGCAATGGTGACCCAGAGTTCTGCATGACCACTTTGTCTTTATAGACAACAAGTAGGCTATAACTAGGGTCTAAAAATGTTCCTGGTTaggtcatgtggtcaggaaaaaACTGTGGGCCTGTGTACAATACCattgttttctttctctccctcttcagaAAAGAAAGATTGCACCCCAGAGTCCACCAACACGGTCTTCTCTACAATGACCGTCCCCACCAGCATCTATCTGAACGGTGCCACTCCCAGCCCCAACCCACCCTCCCTTGCTGACTGCCACCCTACAGATTCCCTGATCGAACAAGAGGAGCCCGAAGCCCAGCCTGCAGTCTTTACTCGGATCCCTTCCCACCAGCTTCTAAGTATGCACCAGATACTCAGTATGGAGGAAGATGGGGCTGGAGGCCAGGGGGCCAGACTGGCTGAGAGACCCGTGGGGGAACTAATCGCTGCTGGGGAGTGCTGAGGAGACACACACGTCCCCCCTCAAAATATGTCCCCAAACACAGCAACATGTACTCACCACTTCCATGCCAATCACTGTCTGCCTATAGAAAAAAAACCTTGTCCTCGTGACCACAcagttgtgctgtgctcacaACGCACCTCTTCTCTGGTGAAGGGACTGAGTGAGGGTGCCGATGGTGCTGAACTATCATTTTTTGATGAAGATTTAACAAGATGCAGCAAAAGAGAGGATACTGGTTCAATATGTGCTGATCAACCCTGTCATCTGCTGTAACTCTCTCAGCACTTGATTTGTCCAGGATGGGAAGCAAGGAGACTTTGTTGAAATGCAGACAGCATTTGTTGCTCATATCCTTGACTTGGAGAGGAAGCAGCTCATATTACAAGAGCTAGGAAAGAGAAAAGGGAAGGTGGAATGCTTTTTACACACATTTTAGTGAAGCATACCATGTAAAAGACTGCTTTACCAACAGTTAAAttctgaaaacatgtttataAAAACATTACTATCAATGCTTATTGTCCCTCTATCCAAGTATACTGAAAGCCCATGCAATACGTTTAAAAATCTGCACTGCAATATATGCAAAAGAATATGCAATAATGTATACACTTTCAACTTACAAGACATTTTACATACTGTAAATCATCTATAGACTCTGTAGCCCTATGTCGGTTGTTGTGGTGTGCTTCACACATACATGGTCAATTAGTTAATCAGTGTCATTTGAccacacagaggacagaggaggcgAAGTGAGAATGCACCTACCTTACTGAAGATTGGGCTCAGAAGTTGCAATCTGTAACTTTAATTTTCCCAGTGGCACACACCTATCCAAGAAgtgaaacaaaaacaaatggtTCCATTCGTTTTAGTTCCCCTTTAGTTTACAAACAAGTGTAGGGGCAGTACTTTTGAGTGGGAATGAAAGTTACAGATGGCAACTTTAATGGGTTCCTCTCACACCACTAGTGCACTTATTATGTGAGGTTGATTGATCCATCCAATAAGGAAGTCATATCATATAATAGATTTTCTTGTGTAAAATACATGTCAGATTCAGAAACACTTTCACTTTAATAGGCAAGAATATGCATAATAATTTTTTGCCAACATTTTGCATTCAAGTTACAATCTTCTTGCTATGAATCTACAAATGTGTTCCAACCTTGCCACCTCTCAATGTCAGTGTTTGTCCCTATATGTGCCCTAATGACTGTGATAGTTACTCTGAACTGTTGAGCTGTCAAAGTACAGTCGACTTTACACCAGCACTGCATTTCAACTGAAACCTGGACTCATTTGGGGACATTACAGTCACCCCCAGCTGGACATTGCAGTCACTCCCAGCTCTTCTTGTGAACGTTTTGAAGAATAAGTGAAGTGATACGTAGATAAAGAAAACATTGTACACAATGAAATATACAGCATCTGAATGCTTTGCTTTTGACTGTCCTACCATTTCACCATAGCCATAGGCCTGCCTTGCCACGTGCCACCACATTGAGAGCAACAACAGCACCCCATCTCAGTAACACTTTCTCATCGTGCTGTCTCATTACTCACCAAAGACAATGAAATTAACGAATGaaaagtacagtactgtagttagTAGAATTGTTATCAGGATATAAAAGCACCTTTCACCAGGTATGATGCCGTAGACAAGGGGATATGTGTAGCAAACAACCACCATCAACCATATGTCTGAGCAATTGGTAGCCAAAACTGAACAGTGATGGCAGACCAATCTACAACAAGCAGGTATTTTTCATGAACACGCTATGAGGATTCCGCTATGCTGTGAATCTGTCATCTTGGGCAATAAAACATGTATAAAAGGTGCATGTAAAAAGGTGCATGTAAAAAGGATTAGAAACCCTATAATATTACTTAACCTACCAGTGAGATATAGGGTAAGTATATGTGGCAATGTAAAGTTGACCTTCCAATTAGATTGATGGTTGTGATGTTCACAGTCTAAAATCCACTAAATGCATGGTTTGGGAAACTACCTGCCTGGGTAGGCTACCTTAGACGTATTATTCAACAGATGCAATCTGAAGGGTGCTTGTCTGGCAATTTTTTAGATGACAAAAAATACATTAATTTCATGATCTGTGGTTGGCACACTATCCCCTTGATGTACTCAGCACACTAATGCATCCAAAGGCACTTTAAATATGACATGTAGCACAAGTTTATGAGTGTGAGCATGTTGATAGAGCAGCGCTCCTCCTCATGCTTTCTTCAGGGTTGGGGACCTCAGATTGGGGAAAGAAACGGTTTTGTTCCTGAAGGCTCTGTCAGGTAGATTGCCTACATTCCCTGCCTGGGTACAGATCTAGGAACAGTTGATCCACCCCAAATCCTAGTCCGAGTAAAACAGAGGAAAGACAGTGTAACTTGATCCTGCTCCTTCTTAGGTGGGTGGTGTTTGGTGAAATAAGAGTTGTGGGGGGGTTGTAAGATGTAGTcatgagtaatacactttaaaaaaataaaagttgaaCATGAGTTCTTTCTATACATGTTTCTGTAATTAATAGCATATgcatgaaaatatatatataaaatacacaaTAATAAGAACTACAAGCATATTTCCACCACGAACTACAAGTACCAGAAGGCAACGGCAACAGACGAGTCACAGTCTGACTGAGTACAGGTAAGAGCACACAGGTTGGCTAGCCTGTAAGTTTGCATTCCTATTTATTATATTAATGTAGCTTTAATATTGTAAACTGATATACACCTGATATACACCTGTTTACCAAGGAGTTAGCCAGCTATCAGATATGCCAGCGAGCTAGCTTGTCCAACTTGCTACCTAACACCCTAAATTAATACTGTTacagtaactaactaactagctagctagattggCTAGCTAGATAGATAGCTAATATGTGGAAAATAAgggaatattttttttctgtgagTAAATGTGTCACTAGAAGCTAGCTCTCTAGCTAGTAAGTGTGAAACCATTAGCTAACGTGACTTGCTAGCCAGCAAAATAGCTAGCTGTCAACAAATGTGTCAAACTGTTTATGAAGATGATATAGCTAATCGTGCATGAAGTAGCTACATGCAGTTTCGTAGCAGGAAATAGCTATTTTTTTAATCATGATGAaagtagggttgggcggtatccagatatTCATATCGTCATACCATCCCTCTCTCATACCGGGATATACGGTATTACCGGTGTTGTACACAAGGAGGTGCCAACAAACGCTAAACAGCCCAGTGGGCAtttattaccagaatgctaacaaaatgagCACAAGTAATAGCAAATTTCAATGGAGGCTGCTAGCTCCAAATATGCTAAATATGCTAATGAGAGCCTATATATGCCATTTATCAGATTAAAATAAATGAAGAACGAAAATAAAcgaattgcaaagacaggcaatccagctcgtaaagttatacatatataggtaggagctaccaaatgtcatttttggtgacatttacaagcgaatgtGAACGAGATACATTGTGCAAATGAATAATGTTTTTAtgcatgcttgtctgaaggaagaacagtactggctTTGGAGCAGCATGTGTAGGATACATGGTCTGTGGAGTCTGGAGCCTCTAGGGCAACGGGCCTACATGCTCTGCTtggagaaaaggggagaggagaacggAGAGGAGAAAAAACGCAAGGAAATCAAGATAGTGGCAGCTCTACAAATAACTTATCCAATGGGCTTTGACCTTCCAAACCCGGCAGAAGGCTAGCATAaagcccctcctctcccctgtaactattccccaggtcgttgctgtaaatgagaatgtgttcacagtcaacttacctggtaaaataagggtaaaataaaaataaatatttaaaaaatgatgcTGTGccaccttattaattcagccactcaCTTAGATTcactagcaagttaaacttaggggtcgcggaaaaaaaggaaaaagagataaaatgcataacaaatatcttgctgcgttttgtaaacACAGATGTAAAATACTTCTTATTGTGATTTCTGCTCAGCATCAGACTAATTtcgtgcttcagttgcacttctctaATCAGATGAGAATTCACAAAAGAGCATTGTATCAGCAGACCATGCTCTGACTGACATGTAGCTACTTTTCTCCGGTACTTTTACAGCCTCCTTTTCTTGgaaaaatgcaagattaacttaagcaaaacattaggaaatgtagctggctacattctttctatggtaaacattagaaatatgatggcaaTGCATCGTTTTTCCAAAACATACCTTTTTCAATTTTAGCTTATTTACTTGAGTGGTTGCCAAAAAGCTTTGCACATAAGCTATTTTCTGACTAATATGTTGcattaatgtattttctgtgaaggaaaactatagttgcacgtcGCTGATCACTCTATTTAAGCAAAAAAAacacttgactttcaatataaaactcGATCCCTGTCCATACACAGCTGCACTCACCTGCTCCTCCCACTTTCTCACGTTGTGCTGTTTACAAACAAACATTGttactggctcaactgttctggggaactacaatatgcttcataatgtaaaataatgtgacaggtgaaatgaagaacgtggactgctttatctcctaacttATTGCACAAGTTGGCCgaaggtatttacttaaaaagtatctacaaatattaaaatatattttcagaccgcagagtgaagaaaaagcagccaacaagtgctcagcatatgtgggaactccttcaagactgttggaaaaagcatttcaggtgaagctggttgagagaatgccaagagtgtgcaaaagggtggctatttgaagaatcacacttttttggttactacatgattccatgtgtgttatttcatagtattgatgtcttgactattattctacaatgtagagaaaagtaaaaataaagaaaaacccttgaatgagtaggtgttctaaagcttttgaccggtagtgtgtgtgtgtgtatatatattcggaacgtattcagaccccttcactttttccacattttattacgttacagcattattctaaaattgattaaatagtttttcccctcatcaatctacacacaataccccatgatgaaaaagcaaaaacagtttttttgaaatgtttgcaaatgtataaaaaatacaattatgaaatatgacatttacataagaccatttactcagtactttgttgaaacacctttggcagtgattacagcctcgagtcttcttgggtatgacgatacaagcttggcacacctgtatttggggtggcaggtagcctagtggttagagcgttgggctagtaaccgaaaggttgctggattgaatccctgacctgacaaggtaaaaatctgttgttctgcccttgaacaagatagttaacccactgttctccggtaggctgtcattgtaaataagaatttgttctagttaaataaaaaatattttaaaaaattggctagttctcccattcttctctgcagatcctctcaaactctgtcaggttggatggggagcgtcgctgcacagctattttcaggtctcttcagagatgtttgattggattcaagtctgggctctggctgggccactcaaggacattcagcgacttgtcccaaagccactcctgcgttgtcttggctgtgtgcttagggtcattgtcctgttggaaggtgaaccttcgccccagtctgaggtcctgagcgctctggagcaggttttcgtcaaggatctctctgtactttactttgttcatctttctcttcaatcctgactagtctcccagtccctgccactgaaaaacatccccacagcatgatgctgccaccacgatgcttcaccgtagggattttATCAGCCAGGTGATGAGCGTTGCCTgacttcctccagacgtgacacttggcattcaggccaaagagttaaatcttggtttcatcagaccatagaatcttgtttctcatggtctgagagtcctttaggtgccttttggcaaaccattcgcgggctgtcatgtgccttttaccgaggagtggcttccgtctggccactctaccataaagttctgattggtggagtgctgcagagatggttgtccttttggaaggttctccaatctccacagaggaactctggagctctgtcagagtgaccatctggttcttggtcacctccctgaccaaggcccttctcccccgattgcttagtttggctgggcggccagctctaggaagtgtcttggtggttccaaatttcttcgatttaagaataatggaagccactgtgttcttgggaaccttcaatgctgcagata comes from Salmo trutta chromosome 7, fSalTru1.1, whole genome shotgun sequence and encodes:
- the LOC115197394 gene encoding pannexin-2, which gives rise to MQNILEQNLDMATALLAGEKLKELILPGSSQDEKGGMLAGLMVQLKLELPFDRVVTIGTVIIPILLVTLVFTRNFAEESIYCYTPHNFTRDQALYARGYCWTELRDTVPGVEPDLRPSLFEHKFLPYALLAFAGIMYIPALGWEFMASTRLTSELNFLLHEIDNCYHRAAEGRAPKIEKQIQSKGPGITEKERREIIENAEKEKSPEQNLFEKYLERRGQSNFLAKLYLARHLAIMCLSSIPITYLSAYWHRQRQNEFSCALGEPPDSSSIPELRLSVNCKLPAVQLQRIMAAVDIALLSTMNLVILVNLLHLFVVRKSNFVFDKLHKVGIKTRRRWQKSQFCDINILAMFCNENRDHIKSLNRLDFITNESDLMYDNVVRQLLAALAQSNHDATPSVRDSGIQTLDPNMDPSLLGVGELGGEPLVIKRPRKKMKWIPSSNPLPQPFKEPLTMTRLENSTKTEKPKPVRRKPVAENYIAPLSKSTQYPPSAKDMSAMEKKNSRNFTLDVHPYMLTIRKPTKVETVSTEPLPPDHTLDSVFIEGTHTIVHVSASITEKKDCTPESTNTVFSTMTVPTSIYLNGATPSPNPPSLADCHPTDSLIEQEEPEAQPAVFTRIPSHQLLSMHQILSMEEDGAGGQGARLAERPVGELIAAGEC